Genomic DNA from Brassica rapa cultivar Chiifu-401-42 chromosome A04, CAAS_Brap_v3.01, whole genome shotgun sequence:
tttttaaattatgtttctaTCCGCTCATTCTACTTTATATagtaaataaatatgttataagTAAATTTGTGACATGAGCTCTTTTACGTGATGTGTTTGTAAATAATAGTGATTCATTATTGACCAGCAATAAGAAAATTTTGGGTGGATTAAATTGGTACGTGGCTGCATGTGTTTCTATCAAATAAAGTAGTATTTAATTTAATCTTTACCCTATGTTATTTTGACCAAGTCATATCTACCAATACAATATTACCGGATGATTAATGGAAGAAGGGGCAGAACCGGATAATAATTGGcataaatgatagatattaCATTACGTCAAAATCAATGCTACTCACTTAATTTTGATGCCAAAGTTGGTTATTCAGCAAATTGACCCAAGtaaaaacaactcaaaaagagagagaaaaaaaaagaattacacGAATCTAATTTTAAATTCGAATTGTAAGCGTACGACGACGTTTATGTCAACTGTCTGTCTGTGAGTGCGTCGTCACCTTCCTTATTACCAAATAAACCCTTTTCTCCCTTCTCAGACAAACAGAGGTTTAAGGGTTTTTCTCTCTTAGGGTTTCCCCCGTCGATCTCAATTCGCAAAATCTCTTTCTCAATTGATGCGACTTCTGCATCTACTTCTCGCATACCCATATACAAACCAATCTCGGCAATGACCATGGAAGCTCGAGTCGGCGTAGTGGTGGAAGGAGGACAGAGGGCTCTCCACACAGCCACCGCCGTGAATAACACCGTCGTAGACGCCGGAAACAGGAAGCTTTTACAGCAGCAACCTCAAACctgccaacaacaacaacagagtAATAAACCGTCGCTGAATCAGAAACAGGGCGGATCCATCTCGCATCTCGTCGCCGGAGGAATCTCCGGGGCCTTCGCTAAGACGTGCACCGCTCCTCTCGCTCGTCTCACCATCTTGTTCCAGGTAAAAAGGTGCAAACTTTGGCGAGTTTATGGAGTTTTGAGTTTAAAGTTGAAGACTTTATTTATACCCATGAACATGAATGATGAATCGCATGACAAgttgtgtttttgtttgtttgtttgttgttggTAGATACAAGGGATGCAATCGGAGACTGCGATTTTGAGCAGTCCGAGTATTTGGCGTGAAGCGTCTCGTATTGTAAACGAGGAAGGTTTTAGAGCTTTCTGGAAAGGAAACTTGGTTACTGTTGCTCACAGGCTTCCCTATTCTGCTGTCAACTTCTACGCTTATGAAGAGTACAATACTGTCAGTTGGATTCGATTCTATTCTATTTTTGGAGTTTAGTCTTTAGTACTTTATGCTGATCTGTCATTATTTGCAGCTTTTTTACTCGAATCCAGTACTGAAGAGGTTTAAAGGAAATGCAAGTTTGGATGTTTTAGTGCATTTTGTAAGTGGTGGCTTAGCTGGAATGACAGCTGCTTCAGCTACTTACCCTCTTGATCTTGTAAGGACACGGCTTTCTGCTCAGgtgattgttttatttataactCTTCTTAGATGAAAGGGTGATGTAGTTATTCTTGACCTAAGCAGTTTTGTATTGTCTTCTTTGACCTGAGTACATTATATTTGATCTTTTGCAGAGAAGCTCAATGTATTATCAGGGAGTTGGGCATGCTTTCCGTACCATTATCAGAGAAGAAGGATTTTGGGGTCTATATAAAGGACTTGGTGCTACTTTGttggttcgttttttttttctgcttcCCCTTGTTAGCGATCAGTGTTTGATTGTTTACTCCTTCTTGGCAGTGTTAAAGATAGTCAGTATTGGTAGTCATTTTAGCCAATACCTCTCAGTATGATTTTCCCTAGGGTGCTTCGGTAAATGGGAGTCTCTTAGATGATCTAAGTTTCTAGTCAATGGTCTAATCGGCTCATCTTGTAATTTTAGACACCTAATTAATGAACGTACATGCACTAGGCATTCTTGTTGTATGTAAGCTGTTTAGTTAAGAATATAGAAATTATTCATTTGAAGCTGTTCATGATCACCGTCATATATCGGAAGATGTTGAATTGAGTGTAAAACTGTTACTTACAGAACACTTTAGAAAAAGCCAACCAAGAAGGATGATGTATCTGAGGCTGGAAAATTTAATGAATCTAGCTTTTAAGTTGGATATTAATAGAAATTGAGGTTCTTATTTGATGTAGCTATGTTTTATATTGCAGGGTGTTGGTCCAA
This window encodes:
- the LOC103863275 gene encoding mitochondrial substrate carrier family protein B — encoded protein: MTMEARVGVVVEGGQRALHTATAVNNTVVDAGNRKLLQQQPQTCQQQQQSNKPSLNQKQGGSISHLVAGGISGAFAKTCTAPLARLTILFQIQGMQSETAILSSPSIWREASRIVNEEGFRAFWKGNLVTVAHRLPYSAVNFYAYEEYNTLFYSNPVLKRFKGNASLDVLVHFVSGGLAGMTAASATYPLDLVRTRLSAQRSSMYYQGVGHAFRTIIREEGFWGLYKGLGATLLGVGPSLAISFSAYNSLKTSWLSHRPSDSEVMVSLSCGSLSGIASSTATFPVDLVRRRMQLEGAGGRARVYKTGLLGTFKHIFKAEGMRGLYRGILPEYYKVAPGVGIAFMAYEKLKKLLSSAPN